From a region of the Candidatus Hydrogenedentota bacterium genome:
- the prfB gene encoding peptide chain release factor 2, whose translation MYETQLSAVREDIKKLEELRACLNVDDTNIKIGALEARMSEPGFWDNADTAQKVVQELKALKGIVSAPAALKTELEDLEVLIEMAAEEDDASHEEEIREQQEALQERLARLELSSLFMDPRDSKTVILSIHPGAGGTESCDWAEMLLRMMLRFCERNEFNVEFLEYQEGDEAGLKSATLRITGVNPYGTLKSEAGVHRLVRISPYDSAARRHTSFSAIEVLTEIDDEINIEIREEDVKMDVYRSSGAGGQKVNKTSSAVRLTHLPSGIVVACQIERSQHQNRAVAMQMLKSKLYDIEQKKLEAELDAQREGHQDVAWGSQIRSYVLHPYQMIKDHRTNFETGNVTKVLDGGLEPFITAYLRWNLEKRNRNN comes from the coding sequence ATGTATGAAACGCAGTTGAGCGCCGTTCGCGAGGATATCAAGAAGCTGGAGGAGCTCCGCGCCTGCCTGAACGTGGACGACACGAACATCAAAATCGGGGCGCTGGAAGCGCGGATGTCGGAGCCGGGCTTCTGGGACAACGCGGACACGGCGCAGAAGGTGGTTCAGGAGCTGAAGGCCCTGAAGGGCATCGTCAGCGCGCCGGCGGCGCTGAAGACGGAGCTGGAGGATCTGGAGGTGCTGATCGAAATGGCCGCGGAAGAGGATGACGCGAGCCACGAGGAGGAGATCCGCGAGCAGCAAGAGGCGCTGCAGGAACGCCTCGCGCGCCTGGAACTGAGCAGCCTGTTCATGGACCCGCGCGACTCGAAGACGGTGATCCTGAGCATTCATCCGGGGGCCGGGGGCACGGAATCGTGCGACTGGGCGGAGATGCTGCTGCGCATGATGCTGCGTTTCTGTGAGCGGAACGAGTTCAACGTCGAGTTTCTGGAATACCAGGAAGGCGACGAGGCCGGGTTGAAGAGCGCGACGCTGCGCATCACCGGCGTCAACCCGTATGGGACGTTGAAGTCCGAGGCGGGCGTGCACCGGCTAGTGCGTATTTCGCCGTACGACTCGGCGGCGCGGCGGCACACCTCGTTTTCCGCGATTGAAGTGCTCACGGAGATCGACGACGAGATCAACATCGAGATCCGCGAGGAAGACGTGAAGATGGACGTGTACCGGTCCAGCGGCGCGGGCGGCCAGAAGGTCAACAAGACCAGCTCGGCCGTCCGGCTGACGCACCTTCCCTCGGGGATTGTGGTGGCGTGCCAGATCGAGCGCTCGCAGCACCAGAACCGGGCGGTGGCGATGCAGATGCTGAAGTCGAAGCTTTACGATATCGAGCAGAAGAAGCTGGAAGCCGAGCTGGATGCGCAGCGCGAGGGCCACCAGGATGTCGCCTGGGGGAGCCAGATCCGCAGCTACGTGTTGCACCCGTACCAGATGATCAAGGACCACCGGACCAACTTCGAGACCGGCAACGTGACCAAGGTGCTGGATGGCGGTTTGGAGCCCTTCATTACCGCGTACCTGCGCTGGAACCTGGAAAAGCGCAACCGAAACAACTAG